From Plasmodium falciparum 3D7 genome assembly, chromosome: 9, one genomic window encodes:
- a CDS encoding rifin, translated as MKIHYTNILLFPLKLNILVNTHKKPSITARHIQTTRLLCECELFSPQNYDNDPEMKRVMQQFHDRTTQRFHEYDERMKTTRQECKEQCDKEIQKIILKDKMEKQMAEKLSTLETKINTDDIPTCVCEKSMADKTEKFCLNCGKNMAAIAPWWGLVCGSGYAGWLHSAMAAAIDKAIAEGAAAGIKAGHLAGTNAVIEQLRTLGIYFVGNKQLETIIDVTNYMNVSFIYDKVYSHYITLCTPRPVNGHLVSNFNFSDRFCKLFHQKDLVSLDIKSVKAIIKKNVEEAVAGAEQAAKAEVSNVTATKTTEFTTKNIAEVEAATTSYYTPIIASIVAIVIIVLIMVIIYKILRYRRKKKMKKKLQYIKLLEE; from the exons atgaaaatccattatactaatatattattgtttcctctaaaattaaatatattg GTAAATACCCACAAAAAACCATCCATCACAGCACGTCATATACAAACTACCAGATTATTATGCGAATGTGAATTATTTTCACCACAAAATTATGACAACGATCCTGAAATGAAAAGGGTCATGCAACAATTTCATGATCGAACAACACAAAGGTTTCACGAATATGACGAAAGGATGAAAACTACACGCCAAGAATGTAAAGAACAATGCGAtaaagaaatacaaaaaattattttaaaagataaaatggaAAAACAAATGGCAGAAAAGTTAAGCACATTGGAGACAAAAATAAACACCGATGATATACCTACATGTGTTTGCGAAAAGTCGATGGCAGATAAAACAGAAAAGTTTTGTCTTAATTGTGGTAAAAACATGGCAGCGATTGCACCCTGGTGGGGGTTGGTCTGTGGTTCAGGGTATGCAGGATGGCTACATTCTGCCATGGCTGCCGCTATTGACAAAGCTATAGCTGAGGGTGCTGCGGCCGGTATTAAAGCAGGACATTTGGCGGGTACTAATGCTGTTATTGAACAATTACGCACATTGGGTATATACTTTGTAGGTAATAAACAATTGGAAACAATTATTGATGtaacaaattatatgaatgtgTCTTTCATTTATGATAAAGTTTATTCTCATTATATCACGTTATGTACACCTCGTCCTGTTAATGGTCACCTTGTCAGTAATTTTAACTTTAGTGATCGTTTTTGCAAATTGTTTCATCAAAAAGATCTAGTTAGTTTGGATATAAAATCAGTAAAAgctattataaaaaaaaatgtagaagAAGCTGTTGCAGGAGCTGAACAAGCTGCTAAAGCCGAAGTTTCTAACGTGACTGCCACTAAAACAACAGAATTTACAACAAAAAACATAGCCGAAGTAGAAGCTGCAACTACTTCCTACTATACTCCCATAATAGCATCCATCGTTGCAATAGTAATCATAGTTTTAATtatggtgataatatataagatTTTACGTTAtagacgaaaaaaaaaaatgaagaaaaaactcCAATATATCAAATTATTAGAAGAATAG
- a CDS encoding rifin → MKLNYTKILLFFFPLNILLTSPSNSHNNNNEPQTTPHHTQTNRSLYESDTESSIYDKDEDMESVKENFERQTSQRFEEYQERMKEKQQKRKEQRDKNIQKIIHKDKMEKNLAEKIEKGCLMCGCGLGSVAGSVGLFGGIAINIWKPTALDAAIEAAIAKSAAKITAVAEAARILAGKEAVIAGLEKLGVSILDNQLLVSYFTTTPYNTASVITTALYKQHYKICVYDPSRNLLSSFGDVNRHIGICNSVWKQISVVSQRGQYISHEEVIKRTVETMVSYAEVSAKAAAKTAEVAEKATIKVAQEKVMEATIYNWYTTIGYTILAILIIVLIMIIIYLILRYRRKKKMKKKAQYTKLLNE, encoded by the exons atgaaactgAACTAcactaaaatattattatttttctttccattaaatatattgttaacATCACCATCAAat tcacataataataataatgaaccACAAACCACTCCACATCATACACAAACTAATAGATCATTATATGAAAGTGACACAGAATCGTCAATTTATGATAAGGATGAGGATATGGAATCAGTGAAGGAAAATTTCGAACGACAAACCTCACAACGTTTTGAAGAATACCAAGAACGtatgaaagaaaaacaaCAAAAACGTAAAGAACAACGtgacaaaaatatacaaaaaattattcataaaGATAAAATGGAGAAAAACTTAGcagaaaaaatagaaaaaggtTGTCTTATGTGTGGGTGTGGGCTAGGAAGTGTTGCAGGAAGTGTTGGATTATTTGGTGGGATTGCTATAAATATCTGGAAACCTACGGCACTTGATGCTGCTATTGAAGCAGCTATAGCTAAGAGTGCTGCTAAGATTACGGCTGTCGCTGAAGCTGCACGTATTCTGGCAGGTAAGGAAGCAGTTATTGCAGGATTAGAAAAATTGGGTGTATCAATACTAGATAATCAGTTATTGGTATCCTATTTTACTACAACACCTTATAATACTGCCTCAGTCATTACTACAGCTCTTTATAAACAACATTATAAGATATGTGTATATGATCCTTCAAGGAACCTGTTATCCTCTTTCGGTGACGTTAACCGTCATATTGGTATTTGCAATTCGGTGTGGAAACAAATTTCAGTTGTATCACAAAGAGGACAATATATTTCACATGAAGAAGTTATAAAAAGAACTGTAGAAACTATGGTGTCATACGCCGAAGTATCAGCTAAAGCCGCTGCTAAGACTGCTGAAGTCGCTGAAAAAGCAACAATTAAAGTAGCACAAGAGAAAGTTATGGAAGCTACAATTTACAATTGGTACACCACAATTGGTTACACCATCCTTGCCATATTAATTATAGttttaattatgataataatttatttgattttacgttatcgacgaaaaaaaaaaatgaagaaaaaagcccaatacacaaaattattaaatgaataa